From the genome of Solibacillus sp. FSL H8-0538:
ACATCTGAACGCCATCACGATTATATTACGACTTCACATACATACGAGGATCGAGTGAATACAGTGGAAATTGCCAAAAAACATGGTATTTCTCCATGCTCAGGTGCAATTGTTGGGATGAAGGAAACGAAGGAAGATGTAGTAGATATCGCGCGTGCACTTCGCCGTTTGAATGCAGATTCTATTCCCGTTAACTTCTTACACGCCATTGATGGTACAAAACTAGAAGGTACGAAAGAACTGAACCCGCGCTATTGCTTAAAAGTACTGGCACTGTTCCGTTTTATGAATCCAACAAAAGAAATTCGTATTTCAGGTGGCCGTGAAGTGAATTTAGGCTCGCTACAACCATTGGGACTCTATGCTGCCAACAGTATTTTCGTCGGGGACTATTTAACAACTGAAGGACAAGAAGTAAATAAGGATTATTTAATGCTACAGGATTTAGGTTTCGAAATCGAGCTTGCTGAAAAACAGGCTAAACTGATTAACGTCTAAACTTTGAAACACAACTCGAAATTATTACAGCGCGTATGATGTGGCCCCTTTACTTAAATTCATGTTCGCCATCATTCCAATCCGCCAATATTGAATTAAAGCAGTACATCTTTACGCAAGGCACAAACGATGCCCTTCCCGTGACACGTAAATATATGTATCAATACTAAAACTAAACCTGACTTTTGGCGTATGATGCTGAAGTCAGGTTTTTACAAATGTATGGCTACATTAAAGCTGTTTCGAAATAGAATTAAGCATATTGAGTCACCTTTTAATTTCTGCTGGTAGTTGTATAAAGATTTATATCTTTGAGAGGACCCAGAGATTTAGTGCGTTCGAGACCTGGGTTAGTGCGTTCACACTAAGTTAGTGCGTTCGGGACCTCGGTTAGTGCGTTCACCCTGGCCTTTAGTGCGTTCAGAACCTAAGTTAGTGCGTTCACCCTAATCTCGTTAGCCGGATACCCCAAATTCAATTCATCCACGAACTTATTTAGAGCGCTACCCTAAAAAATTTCACTTTCTTCTCCACCAAAAAACCGCCCCCACTACCAAAATCGGCAATGAAAACGGTCTTTCTAAAACAGATTATTTCTCTGAAACGTGTATAGTCGCGCCTTCTGTAATGGTATTCCCGATTGTACAAGCACGCTCCACAATGACTAATAATTTTTTCTTATACTTTTCTTCCATATTTGCTGGCATTTCAACCGTTGTCTCAAAATGTGTGAAACGATTTGTTACGCCCTCTGCTTTAGAAGCCTTCACTTCGATTTTTAAATCATTTAAATCCACGTTCATTTCATCGCGTTCTAAAATCTTTTCCATTGAAATCGATACACATAAAGCTAATGCTGCTTCTAATAATTCCTTCGGTGATAGCCCTGCTTGATCAGGTGCTTTACTACCGATTATTTGCATGCCTGCACCATTTGAAATTTCATTTTGTCCTTGCTTCCATTGTAATGTTGTCATAACTTCGTCTCCTAATAATCAATTCGAACTTGGCAGAATTTTATTTGCTACTCTATTAAACTAAATGACAGGCTACTTTTTGTTGCGGCTTAATTTCGCGCAATTCCGGTATGTCTGTTTTACACTGTTCTGTTGCAAATGGACAGCGGGTATGGAATACACAGCCTGTTGGTGGATTCAGTGGTGACGGAATCTCCCCCTTTAACACAATGCGTTCGCCAAGCCCAGCATTTGGCACGGCTGAAAATAGAGCCTTTGTATATGGATGCAATGGCTCAGCAAATAAATCATCCGTCAATGCCTCTTCCACAATTGTGCCCAAATACATAATGCCAATACGGTGTGAAATATAACGAACTACGCTAATATCATGCGTGATGAAGAGCATCGTTAAGTTCATATTCTTTTGTAGTGCCTTTAAAATATTTAAAATTTGCGATTGAATCGATACGTCAAGTGCTGAAACAGGCTCATCACAAATCATCACTTTCGGGTTCAAGATGAGTGCTCGCGCGATTCCTAAACGCTGGCGCTGACCACCTGAAAACTCATGCGGATAGCGGAAATAATGCTCCGCCTGCAAGCCGACTGTTTCTAAGATGTGAAACACCTTCGCTTGGCGCTCCGCTGAGTCCCCGATTCCGTGAATGATAAGTGGTTCTTCTAAAATAGAACCGACTTTTTTACGAGGATTCAGTGAAGAAAACGGATCCTGGAACACCATCTGCAGGTCTTTGCGGAACTTACGCATTTCACTTTTAGAAAGCTTCGTTAAATCCTCCCCCTTATAAAGCACCTGTCCCCCACTTGCCTCCGTTAAACCGAGTAGCGCACGTCCAGTCGTACTTTTACCAGAGCCGGATTCGCCTACTAGTCCGTATGTTTCACCTTCATATAGCGTGAGCGACACATCTTTCACGGCACGCACATTTTGCTTCACGCCGCCAAGCTTGCCGAATGCACCGTAAACGGGGAAGTTTTTTTGCAATGAAACGACTTCAACGAGTGCCTTTTGTTCTGTCGTCATGCGCCAAAACCTCCTTTTTCTACATCATATAGCCAGCACTGTACGCGACGCCCTGGCTCCACTTCAACAACTGGAGGCTTTTCCGCACGGCATAACTCCGTCGCAAACGGACAACGCGTCGAGAAATTACAGCCCTTTGGAATATTTGTTAATGAAGGAACGGTCCCCTCAATAACATGTAGTGGTGCATGACGATCTAGATCTAACTGCGGAATTGACTGAATCAACCCTTGTGTATACGGATGCAGTGGCTTGTCAAATAACGCTGTAGTTGGCGATTCTTCGATAATTTGCCCTAAGTACATGACCTTCACACTCGTACAAATATCCGCAACAACGCCTAAATCATGTGTAATAAATAGCACACCCATGCCGAGCTGCTTATTTAACTCCACCATTAAATCTAAAATTTGCGCCTGAATCGTTACGTCAAGCGCCGTCGTTGGCTCATCCGCAATGAGCAATTTCGGACGACAAGCAAGCGCCATCGCTATCATTGCGCGCTGCTGCATCCCGCCTGATAATTCATGCGGGTAATCATCGACACGGCTTTCCGGCGAAGGAATTCCTGTTAACCGAAGCATGTCAATTGTCCGTGCACGAGCCTCTTTTTTCGATAATTTTTGGTGATAACGCAAAACTTCACTAATTTGGTTGCCAATTGTGTAAACCGGATTCAATGAAGTAAGCGGATCTTGGAAAATGATTGAAATGTCATTGCCGCGGATTTTTTGAAGCTTCTTTAATGGTAATGCCAGTAAATCTTCCCCCTCAAACAGCACTTCCCCGTCATATTCAACGGGGTCCGTATGTTCAAGCAGGCGTACAATGGACTGAGACATAACACTTTTACCGCAGCCCGATTCACCAACAATCCCGATGATTTCACCCTTTTCCACTGTAAAACTTAAGCCATTTACAGCAGTTACACGTCCTCGCTCTGTATGAAAATGTGTTTTTAAATTTTTCACTTGTAGTAGAGGCGTCGTTGTCATAAAAGTGCCCCCTTAGCCTTTTAGTTTTTTTCTTTTCCTAGATGGAATGTTTTTCGTACGCGGGTCTAAATAATCTCGCAGTCCGTCCCCTAAAAGATTTAGGCTCAGCACGGCTAATACAATAAATACCCCCGGCACAACAACCATCCACCATGCTTTATAAATCACAAGCTTCCCGGCCTGTAAAATATTGCCCCAACTTGGCTCTGGTGCTGGAATTCCTGCACCTAAAAAGCTTAACGCCGCCTCTGAAATAATCGCTTCGGCAAAGACAAATGTTGCCTGCACAAGTAGCGGTGATAATGTATTTGGCATAATGTGCAACCAAATAATGCGTGAATTACTCGCCCCTTGCGCATGCATCGCTTCAATATACGTTTGCTCTTTAATCACAAGCGCTGAAGCCCTTACGACACGAGCGATATTGGGAGTAAAGACAATCGTTAACGCAATAATTACGTTCAGCGATGACGCACCCAATGCTGCCATTAATGAAATCGCTAATAAAATCCCCGGAATTGCGATTAACCCATCACAAACCCGCATTAAAATATGATCAAGCGGTTTATAATAACTCGCATAAAGTCCGATAATTAATCCGAACAACGATGACAATAATGCCACTGTTACTCCGACAAATAGCGATACGCGAGCTCCGAAAATAATGCGCGTCAATACATCACGGCCAAACTCATCTGTTCCAAAAAGATGTGCTCCACTTGGTGCTAGTAAACGGTCCACAATCGACATTTCATACTGATCATAGCTCGTTACATACGGTCCGATTACGGCCATCAACACAAGCACAAGGAAAATGAAACCGCCGATGAGTAAATTGTAATTTTTTCTGAAACGTTGCCAATTTAACTTACGCTGCTCCGCTTTAAACGTTTTACGTAGCTGGGCAACTGTTTCTTTATCTCGTACTGAAACCATCTGTTACCCCTCCTACTTGCGATCCAGTCGTACGCGCGGATCAACAACGCCGTACAGTAAATCGATTAGTAAATTAATCATGACATACATAAATGTTACCGCGAGAACGACCCCTTGAATAACCACAAAATCACGGCGCACAATCGAGTTCATAATGAGCTGGCCAAGTCCTGGTATATTAAAAATCGTTTCTACGACAACCGCCCCTGTCACCAATGTCCCAAATGTTTGACCAATGACTGTCAAAATCGGTAAAAAAGCATTTCGGAACGCATGCTTCATTAGCACATTCCATTCCTTCATGCCTTTTGCACGTGCTGTTTTAATATAGTTTAAATTGAGCACATCCAACATTGAAGAACGGGTCATCCGTGTAATAAGTGCGGCTTGAATGGTGCCAAGTGAAATCGCCGGTAAAATTAAATATTTGACATGCTCCCATAAACCGTCCTCTAGCGGTGCATATCCGGCAACGGGTAACCATTGCAGCTTCACCCCGACGACAAGCATTAACAATAAACCAAGTAAGAAGCTGGGTACGGCCATCCCAAATAA
Proteins encoded in this window:
- a CDS encoding ABC transporter ATP-binding protein is translated as MTTEQKALVEVVSLQKNFPVYGAFGKLGGVKQNVRAVKDVSLTLYEGETYGLVGESGSGKSTTGRALLGLTEASGGQVLYKGEDLTKLSKSEMRKFRKDLQMVFQDPFSSLNPRKKVGSILEEPLIIHGIGDSAERQAKVFHILETVGLQAEHYFRYPHEFSGGQRQRLGIARALILNPKVMICDEPVSALDVSIQSQILNILKALQKNMNLTMLFITHDISVVRYISHRIGIMYLGTIVEEALTDDLFAEPLHPYTKALFSAVPNAGLGERIVLKGEIPSPLNPPTGCVFHTRCPFATEQCKTDIPELREIKPQQKVACHLV
- the bioB gene encoding biotin synthase BioB; amino-acid sequence: MNWQTLAEEVITGKELTNEEALAILTTEDDELLPLLQGAFTIRKHYYGKKVKLNMIMNAKSGYCPENCGYCSQSSDSTAPIEKYPFISKEEILAGAKRAFENQIGTYCIVASGRGPTRKDVNVVSEAVEEIKEKYGLKVCACLGLLKEEQAEQLKNAGVDRYNHNLNTSERHHDYITTSHTYEDRVNTVEIAKKHGISPCSGAIVGMKETKEDVVDIARALRRLNADSIPVNFLHAIDGTKLEGTKELNPRYCLKVLALFRFMNPTKEIRISGGREVNLGSLQPLGLYAANSIFVGDYLTTEGQEVNKDYLMLQDLGFEIELAEKQAKLINV
- a CDS encoding OsmC family protein, which produces MTTLQWKQGQNEISNGAGMQIIGSKAPDQAGLSPKELLEAALALCVSISMEKILERDEMNVDLNDLKIEVKASKAEGVTNRFTHFETTVEMPANMEEKYKKKLLVIVERACTIGNTITEGATIHVSEK
- a CDS encoding ABC transporter ATP-binding protein; protein product: MTTTPLLQVKNLKTHFHTERGRVTAVNGLSFTVEKGEIIGIVGESGCGKSVMSQSIVRLLEHTDPVEYDGEVLFEGEDLLALPLKKLQKIRGNDISIIFQDPLTSLNPVYTIGNQISEVLRYHQKLSKKEARARTIDMLRLTGIPSPESRVDDYPHELSGGMQQRAMIAMALACRPKLLIADEPTTALDVTIQAQILDLMVELNKQLGMGVLFITHDLGVVADICTSVKVMYLGQIIEESPTTALFDKPLHPYTQGLIQSIPQLDLDRHAPLHVIEGTVPSLTNIPKGCNFSTRCPFATELCRAEKPPVVEVEPGRRVQCWLYDVEKGGFGA
- a CDS encoding ABC transporter permease, with the translated sequence MVSVRDKETVAQLRKTFKAEQRKLNWQRFRKNYNLLIGGFIFLVLVLMAVIGPYVTSYDQYEMSIVDRLLAPSGAHLFGTDEFGRDVLTRIIFGARVSLFVGVTVALLSSLFGLIIGLYASYYKPLDHILMRVCDGLIAIPGILLAISLMAALGASSLNVIIALTIVFTPNIARVVRASALVIKEQTYIEAMHAQGASNSRIIWLHIMPNTLSPLLVQATFVFAEAIISEAALSFLGAGIPAPEPSWGNILQAGKLVIYKAWWMVVVPGVFIVLAVLSLNLLGDGLRDYLDPRTKNIPSRKRKKLKG
- a CDS encoding ABC transporter permease, whose protein sequence is MFAYIFKRLLSIIPVLFVVSIVIFLIIHITPGDPAATILGMEATQEQIEALNEELGFNRPIHEQYISWVAGLLQGDLGNSLFMKMPVTEAIAEHVGPTFSLAVIAQVIALVLAIPFGIIASYKRGSATDATLMGMSLFGMAVPSFLLGLLLMLVVGVKLQWLPVAGYAPLEDGLWEHVKYLILPAISLGTIQAALITRMTRSSMLDVLNLNYIKTARAKGMKEWNVLMKHAFRNAFLPILTVIGQTFGTLVTGAVVVETIFNIPGLGQLIMNSIVRRDFVVIQGVVLAVTFMYVMINLLIDLLYGVVDPRVRLDRK